The proteins below come from a single Esox lucius isolate fEsoLuc1 chromosome 7, fEsoLuc1.pri, whole genome shotgun sequence genomic window:
- the panx3 gene encoding pannexin-3, with the protein MSIANAAAQAMLSDALLRDGPGGSHTAHLELELPLDRVIKFVSVGLPLLLVSMAFAREISIGPQISCFPPNNFTAKQAAYVDTYCWDSLMHHEFDTDGNFEERSLWVHKMFPYSLLAMAMMMYLPALIWRFLVIPSLGSDLLFIIDEMDKSYNRSVRLAQSILDMRQNTQNPLTFQAELERAKRKRYFEYPLLERYMQSKHNSYFLVSMLFLRGFLLLTFMSTACLYLIYFHLSAFLQDEFSCFVRTGLLRDQNWVPELVQCKMTGQLVFQVISVANGAIYILLVPIVLFSLVRLFCWDTTLLSVYEVLPALSLNSGRKLGCPLNDLNVLLLFLRANVVHLQSYGRLRAVCSLAPPQIGKGNGVKGAGMLTAEEIEEMAEAAQEMQEEAEELQEDGKLNLVDIMTILGAARGNVVNCTESRPLVEENMSLEPNHQGYHELKETASCNHY; encoded by the exons ATGTCCATTGCTAATGCGGCCGCCCAGGCCATGCTGTCAGATGCCCTGCTCCGGGATGGTCCAGGGGGCAGCCACACCGCTCACCTGGAGCTGGAGCTGCCACTTGACAGGGTCATCAAGTTTGTGTCCGTGGGGCTGCCTTTGCTGTTAGTGTCCATGGCCTTCGCTCGTGAAATCTCTATTG GCCCACAGATCAGTTGTTTTCCCCCCAACAACTTCACAGCCAAACAGGCAGCATATGTGGACACATACTGCTGGGACTCCCTGATGCACCATGAGTTTGACACTGATGGAAACTTTGAGGAGCGATCTCTCTGGGTGCACAAG ATGTTTCCGTACTCTCTGTTGGCCATGGCCATGATGATGTACCTACCAGCCCTCATCTGGCGTTTCCTGGTCATACCGTCGCTTGGCTCCGACCTGCTTTTCATCATTGATGAGATGGACAAGTCTTATAATCGCTCCGTGCGATTGGCTCAGAGCATCCTAGACATGCGTCAGAACACCCAGAACCCCCTTACCTTCCAGGCCGAGCTTGAGAG GGCCAAGCGGAAGCGTTACTTTGAGTACCCCTTACTGGAAAGGTATATGCAGAGCAAGCACAACTCCTACTTCCTGGTCAGCATGCTCTTCCTACGCGGCTTCCTCCTGCTCACCTTCATGTCCACTGCCTGCCTCTACCTCATCTACTTTCACCTGTCCGCCTTTCTCCAGGATGAGTTCAGTTGCTTTGTCCGCACCGGACTGCTGCGTGATCAAAACTGGGTGCCTGAGCTTGTCCAGTGCAAGATGACAGGCCAACTGGTCTTTCAGGTGATTAGCGTGGCTAATGGCGCTATATACATCCTGCTGGTGCCTATTGTGCTGTTCAGCTTGGTCCGTCTCTTCTGCTGGGATACAACTTTATTGTCAGTCTACGAGGTTCTCCCTGCACTAAGCCTTAACAGTGGTCGCAAGCTGGGATGCCCACTAAATGACCTCAACGTTCTGCTGCTGTTTCTGCGTGCTAACGTGGTGCATCTGCAGTCTTACGGCCGGCTCAGGGCTGTGTGCTCGCTGGCGCCTCCACAGATTGGGAAGGGGAATGGCGTGAAGGGAGCAGGCATGCTGACCGCCGAGGAGATCGAGGAGATGGCAGAGGCAGCGCAAGAGATGCaggaggaggcggaggagtTACAGGAAGATGGGAAGCTTAACTTGGTGGATATCATGACTATCTTGGGAGCAGCTCGAGGAAATGTGGTCAACTGCACCGAGTCCAGGCCTCTTGTGGAGGAGAATATGAGTCTGG AGCCAAACCACCAGGGGTACCATGAGTTGAAGGAGACTGCATCATGTAATCATTACTAA